The following proteins are co-located in the Chlorogloeopsis sp. ULAP01 genome:
- a CDS encoding glycosyltransferase family 4 protein, which translates to MVKSKEKLKISLLVWNLSTNDGFIRASLLQTALQKLGYKTEVLGFLFGKNLYEAIPKNTDIYAVEGASYPKFFKSIGKLFKHIQGDIIYAIKPQPASFGVALLNRFYTHRPVIVDIDDWEMSWHGGDNWYYRPTLKQFARDLLKQDGALRNPNHPLYLKWIDNLVKKADAVTVNTKFLQQRFGGTFIPNGKDTSLFNPAQYDSDASKNRYGLSGYRILMFPGAPRPYKGLEDVLIALDKINQPDLKLVIVGGSPYDDYDRELQQQWGRWIVKLPKYPVDIMPDVVAAADVIVVPQRDTPETRAQFPLKLTDGMAMAKPILSTKVGDIPDILGETGYLVEPSSPAQIAEQIESIFQNLDAANELGRKARERCIEKYSLEAMASSLKSVISRL; encoded by the coding sequence ATGGTAAAAAGCAAAGAAAAATTAAAAATATCATTACTTGTCTGGAATTTATCAACCAATGATGGCTTTATTCGTGCTTCTTTGTTACAAACAGCCTTGCAAAAGCTGGGATATAAAACAGAAGTCCTGGGATTTTTATTTGGTAAAAATTTGTATGAAGCAATTCCTAAAAATACTGATATCTACGCTGTAGAAGGTGCAAGTTATCCCAAATTTTTCAAATCTATTGGAAAATTATTCAAGCATATTCAAGGAGATATTATTTATGCAATTAAGCCTCAACCAGCCAGTTTTGGCGTTGCGCTTTTAAATAGATTTTATACTCACCGTCCAGTAATTGTAGACATAGATGACTGGGAAATGAGTTGGCATGGTGGCGATAATTGGTATTACCGTCCTACACTCAAACAGTTTGCTAGGGATTTATTGAAACAAGATGGTGCTTTGAGAAATCCTAATCATCCTTTGTACTTAAAATGGATAGATAATTTAGTAAAAAAAGCTGATGCAGTAACGGTAAATACAAAATTTTTGCAGCAGCGTTTTGGAGGCACATTTATCCCTAATGGTAAGGATACCTCATTATTTAATCCTGCTCAATATGACAGTGATGCTAGTAAAAATCGCTATGGTTTATCTGGATATCGAATTTTAATGTTTCCTGGTGCGCCAAGACCATATAAAGGTTTAGAAGATGTTTTGATAGCGTTAGATAAAATTAATCAGCCTGATTTAAAACTAGTAATAGTGGGTGGCAGCCCCTATGATGACTATGATCGAGAACTTCAACAGCAGTGGGGACGTTGGATCGTCAAATTACCAAAGTATCCTGTTGATATAATGCCTGATGTGGTAGCTGCTGCTGATGTCATTGTTGTTCCACAGCGAGATACTCCCGAAACTCGTGCTCAATTTCCTCTAAAGTTAACAGATGGAATGGCAATGGCTAAACCTATACTATCAACAAAAGTAGGAGACATTCCCGATATTTTAGGTGAAACTGGATATTTAGTTGAACCTAGTTCTCCCGCACAAATTGCCGAGCAAATTGAATCAATATTTCAAAATTTAGATGCAGCAAATGAACTTGGCAGAAAAGCTAGAGAAAGATGTATTGAAAAATATAGCTTAGAGGCAATGGCATCTAGTCTAAAGTCGGTAATTTCTCGGTTGTGA
- a CDS encoding glycosyltransferase, producing the protein MTLKSRGFITILTGLYSFQDCIHFLASVRKFHQEPIIVLIDRVPKILYPLLTIFKNVILKPAPANENTVLASRLAKLALYEASNEFEKTIYLDADICLLSDINDVFEYLDEYDFLLTEDVQPSIAKATNLVRGKQEDTLPNVLSILQSVGLPLQEDSIQYNGGFMAFKKTESTKVFFEKFKDYFEIVRSNQDKLLLKDQGAFASAIATVKPSIKILSPTYNYLSKWKDCYQKNDEPIKVLHCTYPYRPQYAKDITSSIYTKVIDKLAKVILPNQIKNPWRKK; encoded by the coding sequence ATGACATTAAAAAGTAGAGGATTTATTACTATATTGACAGGTCTTTACTCTTTTCAAGATTGTATTCATTTTTTAGCATCAGTTAGAAAATTTCATCAAGAACCAATAATTGTTTTAATTGACCGTGTTCCCAAGATTTTATACCCTTTGCTCACCATTTTCAAAAATGTAATTCTCAAACCTGCTCCTGCAAATGAAAATACAGTTTTGGCATCGCGATTAGCAAAGCTAGCTTTATATGAAGCGTCTAATGAATTTGAGAAAACTATCTACTTGGATGCCGATATTTGCTTGCTTTCTGATATTAACGATGTATTTGAGTATTTAGATGAATATGATTTTTTATTAACTGAAGATGTACAACCTTCAATTGCTAAAGCTACAAACTTAGTGCGAGGCAAACAAGAAGATACTTTACCGAATGTTTTATCGATACTGCAATCTGTCGGTTTACCACTACAAGAAGATAGCATTCAGTATAATGGTGGTTTTATGGCTTTTAAAAAAACAGAGTCAACTAAAGTATTTTTTGAAAAATTTAAAGACTACTTTGAAATTGTCAGAAGCAATCAAGATAAATTGCTGTTAAAGGATCAAGGGGCTTTTGCTTCTGCGATCGCTACCGTGAAGCCAAGCATAAAAATATTATCGCCTACCTATAATTATCTGAGTAAATGGAAAGATTGCTATCAAAAAAATGACGAGCCTATTAAAGTGCTGCATTGTACTTACCCTTATAGACCTCAATATGCCAAAGATATTACTAGCTCAATTTATACCAAAGTAATTGATAAATTAGCTAAAGTGATTTTACCAAATCAAATTAAAAATCCTTGGCGGAAAAAATAA
- a CDS encoding alpha-1,2-fucosyltransferase → MLVISAKSGQLGNRLLLFANFIAFALENNLTVLNPAFEDYAEFFAATARDLLCSYPASQFPIIGNKTLRNLYYKLNRYLVDSRYFEVIDIKRDKPFNWSNSNVVEKLQPGKLTFFQGWLFRDGWFVAEVEKLRKYKEAIRTYFHPLKKYQDNVSHLISSIRQKTDIVIGVHIRHGDYRQHQDSRYFFEVEQYVKVMESAQALFPNQKVTFLICSNEQQQYHHFQKLSYVFGNNHIIEDLYSLAECDYIIGPPSSYTMWASFYGERPLYMIRDINKNVNIKDFIQFYEWQGIFHHNEDWSKSYWEWTH, encoded by the coding sequence ATGTTGGTAATATCTGCAAAGTCTGGGCAATTGGGAAATAGGCTCTTACTATTTGCTAATTTTATAGCATTTGCGCTGGAAAATAATTTGACAGTTTTGAACCCAGCATTTGAGGATTACGCGGAGTTTTTTGCAGCTACAGCTAGAGATTTACTTTGTTCTTATCCTGCTTCGCAATTTCCTATTATTGGTAATAAAACTCTACGCAATTTATACTATAAATTAAATCGCTATTTAGTTGATAGTAGGTATTTTGAAGTTATCGATATTAAGCGAGATAAACCATTTAATTGGAGTAATTCCAATGTCGTGGAAAAATTGCAACCAGGAAAGCTCACTTTTTTCCAAGGATGGTTATTTCGTGATGGATGGTTTGTAGCTGAAGTAGAGAAACTCCGCAAATATAAAGAAGCTATTCGTACCTACTTCCATCCTTTAAAAAAATATCAAGATAATGTATCACATCTAATATCTAGTATTCGTCAGAAAACTGATATTGTAATTGGCGTTCATATTCGACATGGAGATTATCGCCAGCATCAAGATAGCAGATATTTTTTTGAAGTGGAGCAGTACGTAAAAGTAATGGAATCGGCACAAGCTCTATTTCCGAATCAAAAAGTTACATTTTTGATTTGTTCTAATGAACAACAACAATATCATCACTTTCAGAAGTTATCTTATGTATTTGGCAATAATCATATAATAGAGGATTTGTATTCATTAGCTGAATGTGATTATATTATTGGCCCTCCTAGTAGTTATACTATGTGGGCATCTTTTTATGGGGAACGTCCTCTCTACATGATTAGGGATATTAACAAAAATGTAAATATTAAAGATTTTATTCAATTTTATGAATGGCAGGGTATTTTTCACCATAACGAAGACTGGAGTAAGAGTTACTGGGAATGGACGCATTAA
- the gloB gene encoding hydroxyacylglutathione hydrolase, with translation MQVLRLEALSDNYIFLLCDRPNRGDCGCYTTTASAGAYGDRQKNIAAVVDPAQAQPVLKKLHELKLNLVAIFNTHHHSDHVGANKELIQLFPDVKVYGGAEDRGRIPGQKVFLQEGERVKFADRVAEVIFVPGHTRAHIAYYFPPQNPEETGELFCGDTLFAGGCGRLFEGTPTQMVESLSKLRSLPENTRVWCAHEYTLKNLQFALTVDGNNPHLQQRYDEVKAYRNRGEATVPSLLEIEKRTNPFLRWDQPALQSATKSKDSVQTFARLRGMKDRF, from the coding sequence ATGCAAGTACTTCGTCTAGAAGCACTTTCTGACAATTATATTTTTTTGTTGTGTGATCGCCCGAACAGGGGTGACTGTGGTTGCTATACAACCACAGCATCGGCGGGCGCGTACGGCGATCGCCAAAAAAATATTGCTGCTGTTGTCGATCCAGCACAAGCACAGCCAGTTTTAAAAAAACTTCATGAATTAAAGTTAAATCTAGTAGCAATATTTAACACACATCATCATTCAGATCACGTGGGTGCCAATAAAGAATTGATACAACTGTTTCCGGATGTGAAAGTATACGGTGGAGCAGAGGATCGAGGAAGAATACCCGGACAAAAAGTATTTTTACAAGAAGGCGAGCGCGTTAAGTTTGCAGATAGAGTTGCAGAAGTAATCTTTGTACCTGGGCATACCCGCGCTCATATCGCGTACTACTTCCCTCCTCAGAACCCAGAAGAGACAGGAGAATTATTTTGTGGTGATACACTTTTTGCTGGCGGCTGCGGTCGTTTATTTGAAGGCACACCAACGCAAATGGTAGAATCTTTAAGCAAACTTCGTTCTCTGCCTGAGAATACACGAGTTTGGTGTGCTCATGAATATACATTAAAAAATTTACAATTTGCTCTCACAGTGGATGGTAATAATCCCCACTTACAGCAAAGATATGATGAAGTGAAGGCATATCGCAATCGAGGAGAAGCTACTGTTCCCTCACTGCTAGAAATTGAGAAACGTACAAATCCCTTTTTACGTTGGGATCAGCCAGCATTACAATCAGCAACTAAGAGTAAAGATTCGGTGCAAACCTTTGCCCGCCTGCGAGGAATGAAAGATAGATTTTAA